The Desertifilum tharense IPPAS B-1220 region GAACGCGGCGTCTATGATGGCTTAAGCTTCCATCGCGTTGTCCGCCAACCCGAACCCTTTGTCGTTCAAGGGGGCGATCCGCAAAGTAAAGATCCCAGCGTCCCGGAAAGTATGTTAGGAACGGGTGGCTTTACCGATCCGGAAACCTCCCAATCCCGTTATATCCCGCTAGAAATTGTCCCCCAAGGACAAAATCAACCCGTTTATTCCAAAACCTTACCTTCAGCGGGCATTAACAATCCGCCCAAGCTACAGCATACGCGCGGTGCCGTAGCAATGGCGCGATCGCCCTATCCCGATTCTGCCTCTTCGCAATTCTACTTTGCCCTATCCGATTTACCGTTCCTCGATGGCGATTATGCGGTATTTGGGTATGTGACGAGTGGGATGGATGTCATCGATCGGATCGAACAAGGCGATCGCATTGAGTCGGCTACCGTCACTGCTGGCTTAGAAAACTTGCAAAGATAATCGCCGAACGCTTGTGGAAGTCGTCGTCACCGGGATTGGTTTAGTCTCAGCCTTGGGAATGCTAGAAACCAGTTGGCGGCGACTCAAAGCAGGCGAATCTGCCATTACTGTACGCCAACCCTTTCCCGAACTTTCCCCCCGTCCCCTGGCATTAGTGGGGGCGATTCCGAGTTATTTAACGCCCTTAATTGAAAAAGCGGTTGGGGAAGCCGTAGTCGATGCGGGGTTAGTGACGCCCTTACCCGAATTTTCTGTAGTTCTCGGTTCAAGTCGCAGCTATCAGGGCGAGTGGGAGCAATTGCGGAACAACCCCAATCTTGACTCCTGGTTAGATACCTTACCGCACATGGGCGCAATCGTCGCCGCAAGGCAAATCGGCGCAACTGGGGCGATTTTAGCACCGATGGCCGCCTGTGCAACCGGAATTTGGGCGATCGCGCAAGCAGCCTTGCTGATTCAAACCGGACAATCTCAACAAGTCCTCGCAGGGGCAGTAGAAGCCCCGATAACGCCCCTTACCCTAGCCGGATTCGATCGGATGGGTGCCAGTGCCAAAACAGGCTGCTATCCCTTCGACAAGGCGCGAGAAGGCCTAGTTTTAGGCGAGGGTGGAGCAATTTTAGTTTTAGAATCTTTAGCATCGGCTCAACAGCGCCAAGCCCGAATTTACGGTAAAATTTCCGGCTTTGGCTTCAGCGCCGATGGCTATCATGTCAGCGCCCCGGAAGTAGGGAGCAAAAGTGCGATCGCAGCCATTCAGCAATGTTTAGATCGCAGCCAGCTACACCCTTCAGATATTGATTACATCCACGCGCACGGAACTAGCACCCCCCTCAACGATCGCAACGAAGCCCAACTCATCCAATCTTTATTTCCCCAAGTTCCCGTCAGTTCCACCAAAGGCGCAACCGGACATACCCTAGGCGCATCAGGGGCGCTAGGCGTCGCATTTTCCCTAATGGCGCTACAAGAACAGGTGTTACCCCCCTGTGTGGGGTTGCAGGAAACAGAGTTCAATCTGAACCTGGTTAAAAAAGCTGATTCCCATCCCCTAAAACATATCCTGTGTTTCAGTTTCGGCTTTGGCGGACAAAATGCAGTTTTAGCGCTGACAGAGGGTTGGAAGTAAGTTTTGTTCGCGATCGCATTTAAAGTAAAATGGCGTTTTATAACTTGCCAATCAACTTGTCATATTCTGCGTGTGTTCCAATGTGTTGTGTAGTGCATCACATTTCTCGGCAATGGCCCGCTTCAAACTCAGCGATCGCCTCCTGAGCAAACACTTCTAATTTACCGTCTTCAATGTCTTGCTCTATCTGCTTATCCCAGCGTTCGTAGTCTAGATCGAGAAACCACAGTCTTAATTTCTCAAACTCACTTGATGGTAATGAAAGTATTGCCGCTTCAATTTCCTTCAAATTGGACATCATCCTTCATACCTTTCTACCCTTAAGAAAATTATAGCTTTCCCGGTAAGGCAGAGTACCTTTGTATTTAGATCTGCCAAACCTTAGTATCGCAGCCAGCTACACCCTTTAGATATTGACTATATCCACGCCCACGGAACCAGCATCCCCAAGGGCGATCGCAACAAAGCTCAACTCATCCAATCTTTATTTCCCCAAGTTCCCATTCTCTCAAAAATATTCTGTGTTTCAGTTTCGGCTTTGGCGGACAAAATGCAGTTTTAGCAATGGCAAAAGGATGAGTTCTATAAGCTTGGGGGATTGTTATTCTTTAATATTTCGAGCTTCAACAATTCTTTGACAAGCGTGCTGAATGGTTTGTCTTAGCCACAGGTTTTCAGGGTTCTGGTCGTTGAGCGTACTCCACACCATTGATATTGGCCAAGACGGTAAATCAAGTGGAATATTAAATGCCTGGAGACAATAGTGCTGAGTAACATGTGTTGCCATACAAGAGGGAATCGCTACGATTAGATCGGAAGCAGCGATCGCCGAAGGTAAAGCAAACCAGTAGGGAACCGTGAGGGCGATGCGTCGTTTTAAGTCCTGCTTTGCCAAGGCTCGATCGACGATCCCGATCTCATCGCGCCGTAAAGTAAATAACGCATGGGGAAACCTGACAAAATTCTCTAGACTGATAACCCCATCCTCCAGCGCCGGATGACCCCTACGAACAATACCCGCAAATTGCTCTGAGAGAAGCGTTTGTTGAAGAATATAGGGCGGTAAATTCGCGAACGTACCCACAGCCACATCAAATGTATCATTTTCAATTGAATTGACCAGCGATTCCTTTTCCACCGGGAGCAACCGCAGATTAACCTGCGGAGCTTGATGTCTAAGAATGCCTAGTAACACGGGCAGAATCATACTGGCAAAATAATCGGACGTGGCGACGGTGAATGTTTTCTGTGAAGAGGCAGGATCGAAGGTTTGCAAGCTCGCTAATGTGCCTCGGATCGTATCTAGAGCCGACATCACCTGTGGAGCGATCGCCACTGCTTTGGCCGTCGGCTTCATTTCTCGGCCCACCCGCACAAATAATTCATCGTTAAAGAGCGATCGCAATCGCCCCAGCGCCGCACTCATCGCAGGCTGCCCAATGCGGATACGTTGAGCAGCAAGGGTAACACTTTGGTGGAGATACAACGACTCGAAGGCAACGAGAAGATTCAGATCAACTGCCCCAAGGTCAATCGATTTCATTGATATCAGAAATCTCTACAATCAATTTGATTTGTCCTGATTCTGCCACTATCCTAATTTCTAAACAAGCTTTTCTAGAGGCAGGAAAAAAAGATTCCGATGACTGACTGTAGAAATCAACAAAGAGCGATCGCCAGTCGATTAGTTTTGAGGTAAAAACAATGCAATTACCTGCCATCTATGCGGACTCGCCTGTTGCTTTGCTGCCTGCCCAGTCCGTTGCATCGTTTCCGGTTAATACATTTCTGGAAAATTTGGCGATTCTTCCATCCGGTGATATCTATCTCACTAACCACGAAGTTGGAGAAGTCATCCAGCTAGATCCAGACGGTAATCTGACAACATACGCGCATCTGGATGGGAAAGTCAGCGGCATTGCCTGGATTGAGCCAAATCAGTTCCTTGTCAATGGCTGGAATGTCGAAGGCGTCCCCTTTGTCGCCCTACTCTCGGATGGCGAGGTGCAATTTCTCCAAACTTTACCAGAAGCTCAGTTTCTCAACGGCATCGCGCCATTGTCTGCTCGCTATTACCTCATGGCTGATTCCTATCGAGGTGCAATCTGGTCGTTTGATGTCACCACCAAAACTGTCAAACTTTGGTTAGAGCATTCCCTGCTCGCTCGTAGCGATGAGTCCAGCGCATTTCCCGCCGTCAACGGCTTAAAGCGATTTGGCAATCGTCTCTATGCGTCTAATACCCAACGGATGCTGCTATTGCAGATTCCGCTAGATGAGAGCCTCAAACCCCAAGAGCCGCAGATTTTGGTCGAAGGAACCAACATTGATGACTTTGCGTTTGATAGCCACGGCAATCTCTATGGAGCCACCCATGTTTACAATAGTGTAATTCGCATCGATCGCGATCGCCGCACCACTATCATTGCCCAGGCTCAACAGGGGGTAACGGGTTGCACGGCTGTCGCCTTTCACAACACTGATTTGTATGTGGTTAACAACGGCGGTATGTTCTTACCTCCAACAACGGGCGTGGAACCCGCACAAGTCGTGCGTTTAGCCGTTGGTGTAAGCGGCGCACCCTTGTTAATGAAGGACTGAAGCTATGCACGCCGATCCTCCTGTGACAGTGGATGTGGTGCAGCGGGTTAGAAGGGGTAACGAGCAAGCATTTGAAGCACTCCTAGAGCAGATCGTCAGTACAGCCAGCACCTTTGAAGGTTATTTAGGCTCATCTGTGTTTCGCCCCAATCATAACGATGACAGCGAATACCGAATTGTCTTCAAGTTTGACCGTTTAGAAAATTTGAAGCGGTGGGAACATTCCAAAGTTCGCCAGCAGTTCCTGACTCAAGCTCGCAACCTCACAGTAGATGCTGGCACATTCTCAATTATTACGGGGTTGGAAACCTGGTTTACGCTGCCTGCAAAGCCGGGAATGTTGCCCCCACCCCGTTACAAAATGGTGCTGGTTTCTAGCCTTGCCATTTTTGGGATCGATCGGCTTTTGATGTTTCTGCCCCTAGGTTGGCTGGCACAGCTACCCTCTGTATTACGCGCCTACTGATTCTCATTTTTCTAACAACTACATTGATGACGTACGTGGTGATGCCAAGGCTGACAAAGCTATTGGCGGGGTGGTTATATCCGAGACGTTGAATTTTGTAAGAACCTCAAGGAGCAATATGACTGACTTGTGCGTGATTGTGGGAATGGGCGAAGGTAATGGGATGGCGATCGCTCGTCGGTTTGCCCAAGAAGGATTTGCGATCGCTATGCTGGCTCGGAATGAGCAAAAACTGAAGGGCTACCAGGCTACGCTGCAAGCTGAGGGGATTACCTCTCACTACTTTTTGGCCGATGCTGGAGAGGAAGCCGCCCTCACGACAGCCTTCACCAGCATTCAAAATCAATGGGGAACGCCAGAAGTCCTCATCTACAATGCTGCTGTGCCTCGGATGGAAAATATCTTACAAACAACCTATGACACCCTTGTGAATGACTTTCGAGCTAATGTCGCGGGGGCAATAGCGTGTATTCAAGCCGTCTTACCCGCCATGCAGCAGCAACAGCGAGGCACGATTTTGCTAACTGGAGGTGGATTTTCTCTCTATCCCCAACCTGATTTTGTGTCGCTGTCCATTGGTAAAGCTGGGATTCGTGTCTTGGCGAACACGCTTCATGCGGCCCTCAAGGACTCACCCATTAAGATTGGAACAGTCACCATCTGCGGCACAGTGAATGGAGACGATCCCAAATACAGCAGCGATCGCATTGCCGAAGAATACTGGAAGCTTCATTCTTCTGAAAATACAGATTATGAGATTGTTTATTAGTTGACACTCCCTGGCGTAAACATTGGGGGGTTCTGGGTTTCACGAATCCCCTTGTGGTTTACGATACAATCAGCAATTCCCTTGGATTTGATTCCCCTACAATAAGGTAGCGCGCGATCGCACCTAGCTACCCCCTGCTGCAATATGGGCTTGCAGCCATTGAGCACAAGCAGCACTCTCAGAAGATAACTTAGGATTTGTGACCAGACCCAGTGGTCCTGTGTCTAGTACGATGACTCGGCTCACCAAGTTATACCCTTTAACTCAGCCGGAAACAACTTGCGCTCAGACAACCGATCGTCATCTAGAGCCTGAATTAAATACTGACCTGTCTCCTGCTGTTCTTCATCGTCCTCATCATCTAGCCAAGATTGAAGTAAATTGACCGCTTCAGCTTGCTTTTGTTTTAGCAACAGAGAGTTTGTCAAAAGCTGCAATGCTAATGCCTCTACAGAAAGCCCATGTTGAGTAGCTTCCTGCAAAAGATATTGCTCCAACTCTGGTGACAGGTTAAGGGTTAGGGTCATAAGGAATTTGAGGACATAGTTTATATTTTAACCTTCGGAGGCTAAAGAGATAGTTGACGCTCTGCTAACGGTAAAGTGTAGCAACAACAGATAACCTCGAACTCCCACCAATAATCTCTGTTTTGTCCTCACCGCCGCAGTGTTAGAGATTTATTGACTCTACAAACTGCATAGCCAACGAGAAATAGATGCAACTTGGTTCTCCTCATTTAAGTTTGCAGCATTACTAAGCATTCCACTTTCCAGTTGATTCCAAATTTCACCTGCCATCCTTTTCTCAATTGCTGCTCCTACAAAGAATGTAAGTGGTGAATGACCAGCATTTGCGAATGCTTGTCGTATACGATTGAGTGCGGCTTGTGCTGTTTTCCAATGTTCGTCTGCGCCCGCTGGGTCAATTCCGCCCTTAAGTTCCCCCAATGCGATTGTGTAAGGCTCAACTTCAATAGGTTTAATTTTGCTTGATTTATTAGCTGGTAAGGCTTCTGGCGCAAGATTAAAGAGACAAAGGTCTACATTACTTTTGACTAATGGAATATTCAGGTTATAAATCAGTGTACGCCTACCAAGTTCACTTTCCCAACTAAGTCCACGTAAAGACAATTCAATTTCTGTATCGTCGTTTGTCATTGCTATCCACCTCTTGCTCTTTGAATGTTGCCAATGATATCTTTGACCTGCAATTATAAGTGTTGAAAGAATTGCACGAGTTAGTTTCCTTTGTGCCAAAGCTCCACCAGCATTACGCATTGATCCACCAAGGGTATCACCACGAGTCAACAAAAATCTAAAAACTAATTCTTCTACGAAACTTGCACCTGCTGGCTCAAGAAAATTTCTAATTAGACCATTGATTGCATCGATTTTATCCTCTGGCATCAAATGAGCAAGAGACTTATCAGATAATCCTGCCGCAGTTAATAATCCCATCCCGATACCCTGAATGCTTAATAAATCACTAGGGATTTTAGCTTGACTTGCTGCTTCCTGGAGTGCTCGCGCTTCCGCGACATAAGGGGTAGCCCGTCGATTCTTCTCAAGTGCAAGTGCTACAAAGCCTGCACGAGTTGCT contains the following coding sequences:
- a CDS encoding peptidylprolyl isomerase; amino-acid sequence: MQILLKRWFSFLLVAIALTAGGCGVQAENPATAPNTSEATQTANLPRLNGKATVVMQIKGSPVTIEVDGENAPITAGNFVDLVERGVYDGLSFHRVVRQPEPFVVQGGDPQSKDPSVPESMLGTGGFTDPETSQSRYIPLEIVPQGQNQPVYSKTLPSAGINNPPKLQHTRGAVAMARSPYPDSASSQFYFALSDLPFLDGDYAVFGYVTSGMDVIDRIEQGDRIESATVTAGLENLQR
- a CDS encoding beta-ketoacyl-ACP synthase yields the protein MEVVVTGIGLVSALGMLETSWRRLKAGESAITVRQPFPELSPRPLALVGAIPSYLTPLIEKAVGEAVVDAGLVTPLPEFSVVLGSSRSYQGEWEQLRNNPNLDSWLDTLPHMGAIVAARQIGATGAILAPMAACATGIWAIAQAALLIQTGQSQQVLAGAVEAPITPLTLAGFDRMGASAKTGCYPFDKAREGLVLGEGGAILVLESLASAQQRQARIYGKISGFGFSADGYHVSAPEVGSKSAIAAIQQCLDRSQLHPSDIDYIHAHGTSTPLNDRNEAQLIQSLFPQVPVSSTKGATGHTLGASGALGVAFSLMALQEQVLPPCVGLQETEFNLNLVKKADSHPLKHILCFSFGFGGQNAVLALTEGWK
- a CDS encoding LysR family transcriptional regulator translates to MKSIDLGAVDLNLLVAFESLYLHQSVTLAAQRIRIGQPAMSAALGRLRSLFNDELFVRVGREMKPTAKAVAIAPQVMSALDTIRGTLASLQTFDPASSQKTFTVATSDYFASMILPVLLGILRHQAPQVNLRLLPVEKESLVNSIENDTFDVAVGTFANLPPYILQQTLLSEQFAGIVRRGHPALEDGVISLENFVRFPHALFTLRRDEIGIVDRALAKQDLKRRIALTVPYWFALPSAIAASDLIVAIPSCMATHVTQHYCLQAFNIPLDLPSWPISMVWSTLNDQNPENLWLRQTIQHACQRIVEARNIKE
- a CDS encoding SMP-30/gluconolactonase/LRE family protein; protein product: MQLPAIYADSPVALLPAQSVASFPVNTFLENLAILPSGDIYLTNHEVGEVIQLDPDGNLTTYAHLDGKVSGIAWIEPNQFLVNGWNVEGVPFVALLSDGEVQFLQTLPEAQFLNGIAPLSARYYLMADSYRGAIWSFDVTTKTVKLWLEHSLLARSDESSAFPAVNGLKRFGNRLYASNTQRMLLLQIPLDESLKPQEPQILVEGTNIDDFAFDSHGNLYGATHVYNSVIRIDRDRRTTIIAQAQQGVTGCTAVAFHNTDLYVVNNGGMFLPPTTGVEPAQVVRLAVGVSGAPLLMKD
- a CDS encoding antibiotic biosynthesis monooxygenase; this translates as MHADPPVTVDVVQRVRRGNEQAFEALLEQIVSTASTFEGYLGSSVFRPNHNDDSEYRIVFKFDRLENLKRWEHSKVRQQFLTQARNLTVDAGTFSIITGLETWFTLPAKPGMLPPPRYKMVLVSSLAIFGIDRLLMFLPLGWLAQLPSVLRAY
- a CDS encoding SDR family NAD(P)-dependent oxidoreductase, which codes for MTDLCVIVGMGEGNGMAIARRFAQEGFAIAMLARNEQKLKGYQATLQAEGITSHYFLADAGEEAALTTAFTSIQNQWGTPEVLIYNAAVPRMENILQTTYDTLVNDFRANVAGAIACIQAVLPAMQQQQRGTILLTGGGFSLYPQPDFVSLSIGKAGIRVLANTLHAALKDSPIKIGTVTICGTVNGDDPKYSSDRIAEEYWKLHSSENTDYEIVY
- a CDS encoding type II restriction endonuclease, which translates into the protein MNVYRNHLQSSDDLVTTYEATRAGFVALALEKNRRATPYVAEARALQEAASQAKIPSDLLSIQGIGMGLLTAAGLSDKSLAHLMPEDKIDAINGLIRNFLEPAGASFVEELVFRFLLTRGDTLGGSMRNAGGALAQRKLTRAILSTLIIAGQRYHWQHSKSKRWIAMTNDDTEIELSLRGLSWESELGRRTLIYNLNIPLVKSNVDLCLFNLAPEALPANKSSKIKPIEVEPYTIALGELKGGIDPAGADEHWKTAQAALNRIRQAFANAGHSPLTFFVGAAIEKRMAGEIWNQLESGMLSNAANLNEENQVASISRWLCSL